A single window of Bacteroidota bacterium DNA harbors:
- a CDS encoding M1 family peptidase has translation MKKIIGFVVTLSIGAISLAQEIPQDTSWKKKYQETAEKINDLVHTKLEVKPDFSKSYLYGKAWLTLKPHFYATDSLRLDAKGMEIKTVALVKAGKKSPLKFTYDEWNLRIKLDKTYKSSEAYTIYIEYTAKPDEFQEKYGTNDFLGIKGLYFIDPLNEDPEKPTQIWTQGETESNSAWFPTIDKTNQKTTQELTVTVANKYVTLSNGKLMSQKKNTDGTRTDYWKMDLPHAPYLFFLGVGEYAVIKDKWRGKEVNYYVEPEYASVAKKIFGNTPEMIEYFSKITGVPFPWIKYSQITGRDYVAGAMENTTATIHQESAQQDARELIDGNNWEGTIAHELFHQWFGDYVTTEQWTNLTLNESFADYSQTLWDEYKYGKDAGDAENLQGMQGYLQSGSEKKDLVRFYYSDKEDMFDAVSYQKGGRILHMLRNFVGDSAFFKSLNNYLTTNKFKSAEAHNLRLAFEEVTGRDLNWYFNQWYFGSGHPSVTIDYVYDDAAGKVNVIVKQTQKTGKIFTLPMAVDIYNGSQKVRHTIWVKNEVDTFTFNYSKKPELVNVDADKVMLWAKKDNKTLDNFIHQYKYAGNYVDRREAIEFASKNQKEPKAQELLKLALKDKYHGLRNYTLAVIDMKNEEFKKSIEPILADLAKNDKKSTVRASALGRLGTYKKTEYTEMFIAATKDSSYTVAGAALDALNEVDQKSAMEIAKQLNTQKSKGLLKEAITTVVASAGDESMSEEIIGGFAKMPVGQEKFQQLNALSAYLTALKNTEKVKQGVDEIVKFRDAIPEQFQSQTNPFINGVVLKDLLTKKDEQSKADAGNTALKELVEYIKSKLPAEDKKGF, from the coding sequence ATGAAAAAAATCATTGGATTTGTCGTTACCTTAAGTATTGGAGCTATTAGTTTGGCGCAAGAGATACCCCAGGATACAAGCTGGAAAAAAAAGTACCAGGAAACTGCTGAAAAAATTAATGACCTGGTTCATACTAAACTGGAAGTAAAACCAGATTTCAGCAAATCTTATTTATATGGTAAGGCTTGGTTAACCCTCAAACCGCATTTTTACGCGACCGATTCTTTACGTCTTGATGCGAAGGGAATGGAAATTAAAACGGTTGCCCTTGTAAAAGCCGGTAAAAAATCCCCGCTAAAATTCACTTATGATGAATGGAACCTGCGAATCAAACTCGATAAAACATACAAATCTTCCGAGGCCTATACAATATATATAGAGTATACTGCCAAGCCGGATGAGTTCCAGGAAAAATATGGCACAAATGATTTTCTTGGCATTAAAGGACTGTATTTCATTGACCCTCTGAACGAAGACCCGGAAAAACCTACTCAAATCTGGACGCAGGGTGAAACGGAATCCAACTCTGCATGGTTTCCCACAATTGACAAAACCAATCAAAAGACGACCCAGGAACTGACTGTTACAGTAGCTAATAAATATGTGACATTATCGAATGGTAAACTGATGAGTCAAAAGAAAAATACTGATGGTACCCGGACGGATTACTGGAAAATGGATCTACCACATGCTCCTTACCTTTTCTTTTTAGGTGTAGGTGAATATGCTGTGATAAAAGATAAATGGAGAGGAAAAGAAGTAAATTATTATGTAGAACCAGAGTATGCATCAGTAGCAAAAAAGATCTTTGGTAACACTCCTGAAATGATCGAATACTTTTCAAAGATCACAGGTGTTCCTTTTCCATGGATAAAATATTCGCAAATAACCGGCCGTGATTATGTAGCCGGCGCAATGGAAAATACAACTGCTACCATTCACCAGGAAAGTGCGCAGCAAGATGCCCGTGAATTAATTGATGGCAATAATTGGGAAGGCACAATTGCACATGAATTGTTTCATCAATGGTTTGGCGATTATGTAACAACAGAACAATGGACCAATCTTACACTTAACGAATCATTTGCCGATTATAGCCAGACACTTTGGGATGAATATAAATATGGCAAAGACGCCGGCGATGCAGAAAATTTACAGGGGATGCAAGGTTATTTGCAAAGTGGTAGTGAGAAAAAAGATCTGGTTCGTTTTTACTATAGTGATAAGGAAGACATGTTTGATGCAGTAAGCTACCAGAAAGGTGGACGCATTTTACATATGCTACGGAATTTTGTTGGCGACAGCGCCTTTTTTAAATCACTCAACAATTATTTAACGACAAATAAATTCAAATCAGCTGAGGCGCATAATCTTCGTTTAGCATTTGAAGAAGTTACCGGCCGTGACCTTAACTGGTATTTCAATCAATGGTATTTTGGAAGTGGCCACCCATCCGTTACTATCGACTATGTATATGATGATGCAGCAGGTAAAGTGAATGTTATTGTAAAGCAAACTCAAAAAACCGGTAAGATCTTTACTTTACCAATGGCAGTAGATATTTATAATGGCTCACAAAAAGTACGTCATACTATCTGGGTTAAAAATGAAGTTGATACTTTCACTTTTAATTACTCAAAGAAACCTGAACTTGTAAATGTAGATGCTGATAAAGTAATGCTTTGGGCAAAGAAAGACAACAAGACCCTTGATAATTTTATTCATCAGTATAAATATGCAGGCAATTATGTTGACAGAAGGGAAGCAATTGAATTTGCCAGTAAAAATCAAAAAGAACCGAAAGCTCAGGAACTGTTGAAGCTTGCATTGAAAGATAAATATCACGGATTGCGCAATTACACATTAGCTGTAATAGATATGAAAAATGAAGAGTTCAAAAAGTCTATTGAACCAATACTTGCTGATTTAGCAAAGAATGATAAGAAATCAACTGTACGTGCAAGTGCATTGGGCCGCTTAGGTACTTATAAAAAAACAGAATACACAGAAATGTTTATAGCCGCTACAAAGGATTCTTCATATACTGTGGCCGGTGCAGCATTAGATGCCCTGAATGAAGTAGATCAAAAATCTGCAATGGAAATTGCGAAGCAACTGAATACACAAAAATCAAAAGGTCTTTTAAAAGAAGCTATCACCACTGTCGTTGCCAGCGCAGGTGATGAAAGTATGTCTGAAGAGATCATTGGTGGTTTTGCGAAAATGCCAGTGGGCCAGGAAAAATTTCAACAATTGAATGCTTTGAGTGCTTATTTAACCGCATTAAAAAATACGGAGAAAGTGAAACAAGGTGTAGATGAGATTGTAAAATTTCGTGATGCAATCCCTGAGCAATTCCAAAGTCAAACGAATCCCTTTATCAATGGCGTAGTATTAAAAGACCTGCTGACAAAAAAAGATGAACAATCAAAAGCTGATGCAGGTAATACAGCTTTGAAAGAATTGGTAGAGTATATAAAAAGTAAATTGCCTGCAGAGGACAAGAAAGGATTTTAA